Sequence from the Aquimarina sp. Aq107 genome:
TAATCTAAAAGAAGGACCTACATTAATAAAAGGTCTAAAACGATCTTTTCCTCTACCAAATAAATATCTGAATTTAGGATTAAACCCTATCTGAAGAGCTTTTATTTCAGTTTTTGGATCATCAATAAATACTGGGTCACCTAGATCAAACTGAGACTGGAAAAGATCTATCTCACTATTTCTTTGTAAAATTTCAACAGAAAAAACAATACTTGTTTTGGCTCGAACACCCATAACATAGCCATAACCAGCGCTAAAAAAGAAACCTGTCCCAAAATCTGAGTCAACATCCTCAAAACTTAACTTGGAAAATGTCGCACCACCAGTTACTTCCCAACGATATTGTCCAAATGAAGTAGCCGAAATAGCAACAAGTAAAATAAAGAATATTAATTTTTTCATAATTTCATGTTTAGATTTGAGGTTAAATTCTTGACGAAAATACTAAAATTTAAAAAACAAGCATAAAAAAACCTGTCGATACCGACAGGTTTATAACTATATAAGATCATTAATCTATTATTCTTTGTGCATAAATGCCTGTTTCTGCAATAAAAACTCTTCGGTTTCTACTATATCTTCATCTGGAACACAACAATCTACCGGACACACAGCCGCACATTGAGGTTCTTCATGAAAACCTTTACACTCCGTACATTTATCTGGAACTATATAATATATTTCATCGCTCACAGGTTCTTGTGCTTCTTCTGAGTTAACTGCTTTTCCTCCAGGAAGTACAACATCACCTTCTAAATCTGTACCGTCGGCATATCTCCAATCATCCGCTCCTTCATAAATTGCAGTGTTTGGACATTCTGGTTCACACGCACCACAGTTTATACATTCATCCGTTATTATAATTGCCATAGCTCTTTTTTATTCTAAATTTGCAACACAAAAATAACTCGTAAACTAGTGATAAACAAATTAGAAATGTTATTAAATGACCGAATTACCGCATTTTCTGAATTAGGCAAGTTCTTAAGTCAATTCAAAAATACTGGTTATGAGAAGATTAACAACATCAAAAATAACGAAGATTTTTTTGATGGAATGACGCAAAAAATAGAATCTGCCAAACATCATAATGGTTGGTTTACAGAAGAAAACATAGTGTTTTCACTGTCGCAATGGAGTAAAACACTTACAAAACATAACCTAGAACAATGGTTATCTTCTTATTCATTAGATCAAATAGAATCGAAAACAATTGGAATAATTATGGCAGGTAATATTCCTTTAGTTGGATTTCACGATTTTATTTCAGTATTAATCAGCGGCCATAACGTATTAGTTAAACAATCTTCTAATGATAATCAATTACTTCCTTACCTAGCTTCTTACCTAATCTCCATAGCACCTAAGTTTAAGAATAAAATTTCTTTTACCACCGAAAAATTCACTGGTTTTGACGCCATCATTGCTACAGGAAGTAATAACACTGCTCGTTATTTTGAACATTATTTTGGTAATAAACCCAATATAATTCGCAAAAACAGAAATTCTGTAGCTGTTTTAACCGGTAACGAATCCAAGGAACAATTAGCAGCATTAGGAAACGATATATTTAGATATTATGGATTAGGTTGTCGCAGTGTATCCAAACTTATGGTTCCTAAAGGTTATGATTTCGATCTATTTTTTAAATCCATTTATGCTCATAATGATATCATCAATGGTGCTAAGTATGCCAATAATTATGATTATAATAAAGCGGTGTATTTAATGAGCAGTTTTAAGCTACTAGAAAATGGATTTCTAATGCTAAAGGAAGATACCAGTTATGGTTCTCCTATTGCTACTTTATTCTACGAAACTTATGATACTAAGGATGAGCTAATTCAAAAATTCGAAAAGGATAAAGAAGCTATTCAATGTATTGTAAGTGATGATTTTTCAGAAGAAAGTATTGATTTTGGTACTACTCAACACCCTTCTCTATCAGATTATGCAGATAACATTGATGTTATTGAATTTTTAACAAAAATTGATTAAATATTTTATCATATTGATAATGATTTTGTTTTAGATTATTAGCACCTTTGTG
This genomic interval carries:
- a CDS encoding 4Fe-4S dicluster domain-containing protein; amino-acid sequence: MAIIITDECINCGACEPECPNTAIYEGADDWRYADGTDLEGDVVLPGGKAVNSEEAQEPVSDEIYYIVPDKCTECKGFHEEPQCAAVCPVDCCVPDEDIVETEEFLLQKQAFMHKE
- a CDS encoding acyl-CoA reductase, translating into MLLNDRITAFSELGKFLSQFKNTGYEKINNIKNNEDFFDGMTQKIESAKHHNGWFTEENIVFSLSQWSKTLTKHNLEQWLSSYSLDQIESKTIGIIMAGNIPLVGFHDFISVLISGHNVLVKQSSNDNQLLPYLASYLISIAPKFKNKISFTTEKFTGFDAIIATGSNNTARYFEHYFGNKPNIIRKNRNSVAVLTGNESKEQLAALGNDIFRYYGLGCRSVSKLMVPKGYDFDLFFKSIYAHNDIINGAKYANNYDYNKAVYLMSSFKLLENGFLMLKEDTSYGSPIATLFYETYDTKDELIQKFEKDKEAIQCIVSDDFSEESIDFGTTQHPSLSDYADNIDVIEFLTKID
- a CDS encoding outer membrane beta-barrel protein; protein product: MKKLIFFILLVAISATSFGQYRWEVTGGATFSKLSFEDVDSDFGTGFFFSAGYGYVMGVRAKTSIVFSVEILQRNSEIDLFQSQFDLGDPVFIDDPKTEIKALQIGFNPKFRYLFGRGKDRFRPFINVGPSFRLNTSVEFAGVDLESDQYEQLVIGGVYGAGFSQMIGEMFDIMLEVGAMNDFTDNLVDVDSKFFDIYARVGVRFRIYDARR